The following coding sequences are from one Candidatus Nitrohelix vancouverensis window:
- a CDS encoding SIR2 family protein yields the protein MSPFFEIAYAAVSNSLCLFTGTGFSKAISENEAPSWKGLLESMCDLTDKPEELKAGLFPNGEVNSLSLEEAAQVISIELEKNGKSIHEEIAALIKTIKLKGDNSSIAKFLTAWPFTVISTNYDKLIETLSGEGDCYSLSPGLPIPRSEARVKVYHVHGSVDSPVNMVVTSNDYFQFINSESYFSKKLSTILHENCVVILGYSLGDNNLKSILSNYKGFSKNHVISSNIIFISRTAINKHVKDYYSHCYGIRVMDEISVHQFFEKLEATLDSARSKVEPSISNIKKVIIENKIYSESYVRNENSFYEIILSIAAIGKSIDDKSIVAALGKVIEMKIKLTCENHAWDQYTHLAEWLIYLANILELKGTTIESIYLNATLKSMNSMSQETYVGYSWQAYKSWSEKWLGIIASNRILIRNYVEKNSTSPDALLLVKRN from the coding sequence TTGAGTCCGTTTTTTGAAATCGCCTATGCAGCTGTTTCGAATAGCCTCTGTTTGTTTACAGGAACAGGTTTCTCTAAAGCCATTTCTGAAAACGAGGCCCCCAGTTGGAAAGGGTTATTAGAGTCAATGTGCGATTTAACTGACAAGCCCGAAGAGCTTAAAGCTGGACTTTTCCCTAATGGTGAAGTTAATTCTTTGAGTTTAGAAGAGGCGGCGCAAGTAATCTCTATTGAACTAGAAAAAAATGGTAAATCAATTCATGAAGAAATAGCTGCTTTAATCAAGACTATTAAATTGAAGGGCGATAATTCTTCAATAGCCAAATTCCTAACGGCTTGGCCCTTTACAGTTATTTCAACTAATTATGACAAGCTGATTGAAACTCTCTCTGGAGAAGGAGACTGCTACTCATTATCTCCTGGGTTGCCAATACCTCGTTCGGAAGCTCGTGTGAAAGTGTATCACGTACATGGGTCGGTAGACTCACCTGTTAATATGGTAGTTACTTCTAATGATTATTTTCAGTTTATAAATAGTGAATCTTATTTCTCTAAGAAGTTAAGCACCATCCTTCACGAAAATTGCGTTGTCATTTTAGGGTATTCATTAGGCGACAATAATCTCAAGTCTATTCTTAGCAACTATAAGGGTTTTTCAAAAAATCATGTAATTAGCTCTAACATAATTTTCATATCCAGAACGGCTATTAATAAGCACGTTAAAGATTACTACTCTCATTGCTATGGCATTCGGGTTATGGATGAGATCTCTGTCCATCAATTCTTTGAAAAATTGGAGGCCACCCTTGACAGCGCACGTAGCAAAGTAGAACCCTCAATATCAAACATTAAAAAAGTTATTATTGAGAATAAAATTTATAGTGAAAGTTACGTGAGAAATGAGAATTCATTTTACGAAATTATATTATCGATCGCGGCAATTGGAAAGAGTATCGATGATAAAAGTATTGTAGCCGCCTTAGGTAAAGTAATTGAGATGAAAATTAAACTAACATGTGAGAATCATGCATGGGATCAATATACCCATCTTGCAGAATGGTTAATTTATCTTGCGAACATACTTGAGCTAAAGGGAACAACAATTGAAAGTATATATTTGAATGCCACCCTTAAATCAATGAACTCCATGAGCCAAGAAACTTATGTTGGCTATTCATGGCAAGCTTATAAATCATGGAGTGAGAAGTGGCTTGGCATCATCGCATCAAACAGGATTTTAATTCGCAACTATGTTGAAAAAAACTCCACTTCCCCAGATGCGTTATTGCTAGTAAAGCGTAATTAG
- a CDS encoding HaeII family restriction endonuclease — MDLEIAKGQLDIIIKKARVHLYKPIQIAEILYRSRVYQDISLAKIETYRTQSRRWRDEICAKFLGRKSTSSAKFQDNLFESNAVPPEVLVILGRANESGIGAKAGAVEAYIYDAFHTRYLQMSNGLDLVRDATPENFNLKDFLESFRREPGLARSIDKIFEIIVYALFSSLLDSLDAQIGVRVESNQILEEFSDFAEKILTLTPDKPEVNFRPHVYRVGVTNAADRGLDMWANFGLAIQIKHLSLTSAMAESISTGISADRIVIVCKDCDRDTLVSVLRQFGVGGRIQSVVTESELIDWYERALRGHCAEKLNNLVLTRLANEIVAEFPSTSDGEFEAFWSSRDYEIPNRDFWTT, encoded by the coding sequence GTGGATCTAGAAATTGCAAAAGGACAACTAGATATCATAATAAAAAAGGCACGAGTACACCTTTATAAGCCGATTCAAATTGCAGAAATCTTGTACCGCTCTCGCGTCTATCAGGATATTAGTTTAGCCAAAATAGAAACCTACCGTACCCAATCGCGCCGATGGCGCGATGAGATTTGCGCAAAATTTTTAGGGCGCAAGTCTACCTCTTCTGCAAAGTTCCAAGATAACCTTTTTGAATCGAATGCAGTGCCTCCAGAAGTTCTAGTAATCTTAGGGCGGGCAAATGAATCTGGTATCGGCGCAAAGGCCGGGGCAGTGGAAGCCTATATTTATGATGCATTTCATACTCGCTATTTACAAATGTCGAACGGTCTCGATTTAGTAAGAGATGCAACCCCTGAAAACTTTAATCTAAAGGATTTCCTAGAAAGTTTTAGGAGAGAACCTGGGCTTGCTCGTAGCATTGATAAAATATTTGAAATTATAGTTTATGCTCTTTTCTCAAGTTTATTAGATTCACTGGATGCGCAGATAGGTGTAAGAGTTGAAAGTAATCAAATCTTGGAAGAATTCTCTGATTTCGCCGAAAAAATCCTAACATTAACCCCAGATAAGCCAGAGGTTAACTTCCGTCCGCATGTATATAGGGTAGGAGTAACTAATGCTGCAGATAGAGGCTTGGATATGTGGGCAAATTTTGGATTAGCCATTCAGATAAAACACCTCTCATTAACTTCCGCTATGGCAGAAAGTATTTCTACCGGGATTTCAGCAGATAGAATTGTTATTGTTTGTAAGGATTGCGACCGAGATACATTAGTTTCAGTATTGCGGCAGTTTGGTGTTGGTGGGCGCATTCAATCTGTCGTAACAGAGAGCGAATTAATTGATTGGTACGAACGCGCGCTCCGAGGTCACTGCGCCGAAAAGTTGAACAATTTAGTTTTAACTCGGCTTGCAAACGAAATCGTTGCAGAGTTTCCCTCTACGTCTGATGGTGAGTTCGAAGCTTTTTGGAGCAGCAGAGATTATGAGATACCAAATAGAGATTTTTGGACAACATAG